In Quercus robur chromosome 10, dhQueRobu3.1, whole genome shotgun sequence, a genomic segment contains:
- the LOC126703868 gene encoding uncharacterized protein LOC126703868: MDFHYDIDFIFPNDEPSFDSSSDDDELELTLAIAIEELNNEGASTSRRRSVQPHKFIWRNPLQVHDRLFHNYFAKTPVYPPNVFQRRFRMSRSLILRIHSRVEVTEPYFVQKRNTANTLGLSSLQKMTATIRMLAYRVSHNDINVLERSSIFFELAEGRAPLVNYLINGNDYSMEYYLADGIYPSWATFVKTIPTPKDCKRQHFASAQEAARKDVEHAFGVLQHNMIVEDERHTYLGANDFDYDQIDDNGPELVSHNPTCNLIQFIEHHNSIKDRGIQSQLQVDFVEDLWQLQGQSLEFGILNF, from the exons aTGGATTTCCATTATgacattgattttatttttccaaatgatGAGCCTTCATTTGACTcatcttctgatgatgatgagtTGGAACTTACTTTAGCTATTGCCATAGAAGAATTAAACAATGAAGGAGCATCAACATCACGTCGTCGTTCAGTTCAACCTCACAAGTTTATCTGGCGTAATCCTTTGCAAGTTCATGACAGGCTTTTCCAtaattattttgctaaaacacCAGTGTATCCTCCTAATGTATTTCAAAGGAGGTTTCGAATGAGTCGTTCTCTTATTCTACGTATCCATTCAAGAGTTGAAGTTACTGAACCATActttgttcaaaaaagaaatacgGCTAACACACTTGGGTTATCTTCCCTTCAAAAGATGACCGCTACAATCAGAATGCTTGCATATAGAGT GTCTCACAATGACATCAATGTCCTAGAGCGGTCTTCTATATTTTTTGAGCTTGCTGAAGGGCGTGCTCCTCTGGTTAATTATTTGATAAATGGTAATGACTATTCGATGGAGTACTATCTTGCAGATGGTATATATCCATCATGGGCAACATTTGTCAAAACAATTCCAACACCAAAAGACTGTAAAAGACAACATTTTGCTTCCGCACAAGAGGCGGCCAGGAAGGATGTCGAACATGCATTTGGAGTACTTCAA CATAATATGATTGTTGAAGATGAGCGACATACTTACCTTGGAGCAAATGACTTCGATTATGATCAAATCGATGATAATGGACCCGAACTGGTGTCACATAATCCCACTTGTAACCTTATACAGTTCATTGAACATCATAATTCCATTAAGGATAGAGGAATTCAATCTCAACTTCAAGTGGATTTCGTCGAGGATCTATGGCAACTACAAGGCCAGTCATtggaatttggaattctaaatttctaa